In Nostoc sp. CENA543, a single genomic region encodes these proteins:
- a CDS encoding peroxiredoxin produces the protein MLTSTDFSGLFNERFLRNFLPIPASNELRLEIGTPDFQLPDITNGKLVKLSDYRGKQPVLLAFTRIFTEKQYCPFCFPHIKALNENYEQFQQRDIEVLLITSTDEKQSQIVVRDLGLKMPLLSDSSCRVFRTYRVGQALGAPLPAQFVLDKNGKLRYKHLFSFLDHNATVETLLSQFD, from the coding sequence ATGCTGACATCAACAGATTTTAGTGGCTTATTTAATGAACGCTTTTTGCGGAATTTTCTCCCGATTCCAGCTAGTAACGAATTGAGACTGGAAATTGGAACACCAGATTTTCAATTACCAGACATTACGAATGGAAAGCTGGTTAAACTATCGGATTATCGAGGTAAACAACCCGTCTTATTAGCGTTTACCAGAATTTTTACAGAAAAACAATACTGCCCATTTTGTTTTCCTCACATCAAAGCTTTAAACGAAAATTATGAGCAATTTCAACAGCGTGATATAGAAGTTTTACTAATTACTAGTACCGATGAAAAACAAAGTCAAATAGTTGTGAGAGATTTAGGCTTAAAAATGCCATTACTGAGTGATTCTAGTTGCCGAGTATTTCGCACCTATCGAGTAGGACAAGCTTTAGGCGCACCTCTACCTGCTCAATTTGTCTTAGATAAAAATGGCAAACTCCGCTACAAACATTTATTTTCCTTCCTAGACCATAACGCTACCGTAGAAACGTTACTATCACAATTTGATTAA
- a CDS encoding amylo-alpha-1,6-glucosidase: MVDLDTREWLLTNGLGSFASGTVADVRTRTYHGWLFAATNPPNGRTLLFSHLEASLEVSKKVVPLGTNIWGTGNIEPTGYKLLHSFDINPVPKWIWGEQDWQLSRQLIMPYGLETSHNSGNLQDSLVSHRLLIQYRYEGRETAILRLRLLIADRNFHSQQTQSSDLQFSQLLGYRQIYLQAMSNDGFGTPWRLRWTQGEYRADPVWYWNYEFPEETQRGLGDREDLFSPGYLTVILKPGDAVTLEARIGFPEQSIDSLTPDTFAEAVEAEQERLSQIGSWESGIKGQGGQAKNYTLSPLSPLFPPSTKTWQQLLKASDQFIVYRASIANPTVMAGYHWFNDWGRDTLIALPGLTLVTGRFELAKNLLQTFGRYCRHGLIPNTFPDTDTEPAYNCIDAALWWIETLGLYLEATQDWQFLAAQFSVVQQIHKAFIGGTRYNIQVDATDGLLGWDAPGVALTWMDAVVEGQPITPRSGKPVEINALWYSALCWMSQWAEHLSQLETGDKVRLANQGKRYAQQAQQVKTSLQKFWNPQLGYLYDTIDFDDRRNAQIRPNAVLAVSLHHCGFLPSQGRQILELATDRLLTPYGLRSLDPADPEYIGRCFGNSQKRDRAYHQGTVWTWLIGAFIRGWQRFLPEQPIPFSWQPLLDHLWHDACIGSISEIFDGEPPHYPRGAVAQAWSIAEVMRHI, encoded by the coding sequence ATGGTTGATTTAGATACAAGAGAATGGTTATTAACCAATGGCTTAGGTAGTTTTGCCAGTGGTACTGTTGCGGATGTCCGCACCCGAACTTATCACGGTTGGCTATTTGCGGCGACAAATCCACCGAATGGGCGAACCCTATTGTTCTCCCACCTAGAAGCTAGCCTGGAAGTCTCAAAAAAAGTTGTGCCACTAGGGACAAATATTTGGGGTACAGGTAATATCGAGCCAACTGGCTACAAACTGCTGCACTCCTTCGATATTAACCCCGTTCCTAAATGGATTTGGGGGGAACAAGATTGGCAACTGAGTAGACAATTAATTATGCCTTATGGGTTAGAAACTAGCCACAATAGCGGAAATCTTCAAGACTCTTTAGTTAGTCATCGCCTGTTAATTCAATATCGCTATGAAGGTAGAGAAACCGCGATTTTAAGGCTGAGATTGCTGATTGCCGATCGCAATTTTCATAGTCAACAGACTCAGAGTTCCGACTTACAATTTTCACAGTTACTCGGTTATCGGCAAATCTACTTACAAGCCATGAGTAATGATGGCTTTGGTACACCTTGGCGATTGCGCTGGACACAGGGGGAATATCGAGCAGATCCCGTATGGTACTGGAATTACGAATTTCCCGAAGAGACACAACGAGGACTAGGCGATCGCGAAGACCTGTTTAGCCCAGGTTATCTAACAGTAATTCTCAAACCAGGAGATGCCGTCACCCTAGAAGCTCGTATAGGTTTCCCTGAACAATCAATAGATTCCCTAACCCCGGACACCTTTGCAGAAGCAGTAGAAGCAGAACAGGAGCGACTATCCCAGATTGGCAGTTGGGAATCTGGGATAAAGGGACAAGGTGGACAAGCAAAAAATTATACCTTGTCTCCCTTGTCTCCTCTGTTTCCCCCTAGTACCAAAACTTGGCAACAATTACTCAAAGCCAGTGATCAATTTATTGTTTATCGGGCTTCCATTGCAAACCCTACGGTGATGGCTGGTTATCACTGGTTTAATGATTGGGGAAGAGATACCTTAATTGCTTTACCTGGGTTAACCTTAGTAACTGGACGTTTTGAGTTAGCCAAAAATCTCCTGCAAACTTTTGGGCGTTATTGTCGTCATGGTCTTATCCCCAATACTTTCCCAGATACAGACACTGAGCCAGCATACAATTGTATTGATGCAGCTTTGTGGTGGATTGAAACTCTAGGACTTTATCTCGAAGCTACCCAAGACTGGCAATTTTTAGCTGCACAGTTTTCCGTAGTACAGCAAATTCATAAAGCATTTATCGGTGGTACACGTTATAACATCCAAGTAGATGCGACAGATGGGCTATTGGGTTGGGATGCACCAGGAGTAGCCTTGACTTGGATGGACGCTGTAGTCGAGGGACAACCCATCACACCCCGTTCCGGTAAACCCGTTGAAATCAATGCCTTATGGTATTCAGCTTTATGCTGGATGAGTCAATGGGCAGAACACTTAAGCCAACTAGAAACAGGCGATAAAGTACGTTTAGCCAATCAAGGTAAGCGTTATGCCCAACAAGCACAACAAGTAAAAACTTCTCTACAAAAATTCTGGAATCCACAACTAGGTTATTTATACGACACCATCGACTTTGACGATCGCCGCAACGCCCAAATTCGTCCTAATGCAGTATTAGCAGTGTCCTTACATCATTGTGGGTTTTTACCATCCCAAGGCCGTCAAATATTAGAATTAGCCACTGATCGCTTGTTAACACCTTATGGTCTTCGCAGTCTTGACCCAGCAGATCCAGAATATATTGGTAGATGTTTCGGTAATAGTCAGAAACGCGATCGCGCTTACCATCAAGGCACTGTTTGGACTTGGTTAATTGGTGCTTTTATTCGTGGTTGGCAACGTTTTCTCCCAGAACAACCAATACCTTTTAGTTGGCAACCTTTGTTAGATCACCTATGGCATGATGCTTGTATTGGTTCTATTTCCGAAATTTTTGATGGCGAACCACCACATTATCCCAGAGGTGCAGTAGCACAAGCTTGGTCAATAGCCGAAGTCATGCGACATATCTGA
- a CDS encoding glucosamine-6-phosphate deaminase, whose translation MIATTKVFHVDRLAVQVYQSESDMAQDVAMIAQKHLQSVLQYQEKAAVLLATGNSQLKFLEALIGLGGVDWSRITLFHLDEYLGINADHPASFRHYMRERVEKRVSPHQFHYIAGDTLEPLTECDRYTKLLQAQPINLCCLGIGENGHLAFNDPSVANFQDPYSVKIVKLDAANRQQQVNTGQFPHLDNVPQYAFTVTLPLICSAQKILCLAPEQRKAQIVKRMLSGSISTDCPASILRQQSQATLFLDANSAGLVISH comes from the coding sequence ATGATAGCCACCACAAAAGTTTTTCATGTCGATCGCCTGGCAGTACAGGTTTACCAATCGGAGTCAGATATGGCTCAAGATGTGGCCATGATTGCCCAAAAGCATTTACAGTCAGTTCTCCAATATCAGGAAAAGGCTGCGGTTTTATTAGCAACAGGTAATTCTCAACTGAAATTTTTAGAGGCTTTGATTGGTTTAGGTGGTGTAGACTGGTCAAGAATTACTTTATTTCATCTAGATGAATATTTAGGCATTAATGCAGATCATCCTGCAAGTTTTCGGCACTATATGCGAGAACGAGTAGAAAAGCGGGTATCTCCCCACCAATTTCACTATATTGCAGGTGATACTTTAGAGCCATTGACAGAATGCGATCGCTACACCAAACTACTCCAAGCACAACCTATTAACCTATGTTGTCTGGGCATAGGTGAAAATGGACACTTAGCTTTTAATGATCCTTCTGTAGCTAACTTTCAAGATCCTTACAGTGTCAAAATAGTCAAATTAGACGCGGCTAATCGTCAACAACAAGTAAATACAGGACAATTTCCCCATCTAGATAATGTGCCTCAGTATGCTTTTACTGTCACCTTACCTTTGATTTGTTCTGCTCAAAAAATCCTTTGTCTCGCACCAGAACAACGCAAAGCCCAAATAGTAAAAAGAATGTTGTCTGGTTCAATTAGTACAGATTGTCCTGCGTCTATTTTGCGTCAACAATCACAAGCAACTTTATTTTTAGACGCTAATTCTGCGGGGTTAGTCATTAGTCATTAG
- a CDS encoding peroxiredoxin: MSITYGIEGSLRVGQQAPDFTATAVADQEFKTIKLSDYRGKYVVLFFYPLDFTFVCPTEITAFSDRYEEFSKLNTEVLGVSVDSEFSHLAWIQTDRKSGGVGDLNYPLVSDIKKEISAAYNVLDPAAGIALRGLYIIDKDGIIQHATINNLAFGRSVDETLRTLQAIQYVQSHPDEVCPAGWQPGDKTMNPDPVKSKVYFSAV; the protein is encoded by the coding sequence ATGTCCATCACTTACGGAATAGAAGGAAGCCTCCGCGTTGGTCAACAAGCTCCCGATTTTACCGCAACAGCTGTAGCGGATCAGGAATTCAAAACAATCAAACTTTCCGACTATCGTGGAAAGTATGTTGTTCTGTTCTTCTACCCCCTAGACTTTACCTTTGTTTGCCCCACTGAGATCACAGCATTTAGCGATCGCTACGAAGAATTTAGTAAACTTAACACTGAAGTTCTGGGTGTTTCCGTTGATAGTGAATTCTCTCACCTAGCTTGGATTCAAACAGATCGCAAGTCTGGCGGTGTTGGCGACCTCAACTATCCCCTAGTTTCCGACATTAAAAAAGAAATTAGTGCCGCTTACAACGTATTAGACCCAGCAGCAGGTATTGCTTTGCGTGGTCTATATATCATTGACAAAGATGGTATCATTCAACACGCTACCATTAACAACCTCGCTTTTGGTCGTAGCGTTGATGAAACATTGCGGACATTGCAAGCAATTCAGTATGTGCAGTCTCACCCAGATGAAGTTTGCCCTGCGGGTTGGCAACCTGGTGATAAAACCATGAACCCTGATCCAGTCAAGTCCAAAGTTTACTTCTCTGCCGTTTAA